A part of Desulfosoma caldarium genomic DNA contains:
- a CDS encoding transposase, whose product MDNDEARVRHGVKPTYKRVKGFQPLQMTWQKHIIDAVFRRGDAHSNNGNTVEQMVRHVMARIRKPNRADVAIIVRMDSELFDQKLFEAFEDLSIGDICGGKLYEPIKEFVAQSQRNQAAWGRDGQGNHVWHYLELGTRCGQWTSFCRALFCRPLYQDAQMVLPFCPARHGGGHQPGHGTGHRCSAHQGWMRSMASRARDPRRLPRPGQ is encoded by the coding sequence ATGGACAACGACGAGGCCCGTGTACGCCATGGGGTCAAGCCCACCTACAAACGTGTCAAAGGATTTCAGCCGCTGCAGATGACGTGGCAAAAGCACATCATCGATGCGGTCTTTCGTCGCGGAGATGCCCACAGCAACAACGGCAATACGGTGGAGCAGATGGTACGGCATGTTATGGCCAGAATCCGCAAGCCTAATCGAGCCGACGTGGCCATCATTGTTCGCATGGACAGCGAACTTTTTGACCAGAAGCTTTTCGAGGCTTTTGAAGATTTGAGCATTGGCGACATCTGTGGCGGCAAGCTCTATGAGCCGATCAAGGAATTTGTGGCCCAAAGCCAGAGGAACCAGGCCGCCTGGGGCCGCGACGGGCAAGGGAACCACGTCTGGCACTACCTGGAGCTTGGCACAAGGTGCGGTCAGTGGACGTCGTTTTGTCGAGCGCTGTTTTGCCGTCCGCTGTATCAAGATGCCCAGATGGTGCTGCCCTTTTGCCCGGCCCGACACGGTGGTGGTCACCAACCTGGGCATGGAACAGGCCATCGATGCAGCGCTCACCAAGGCTGGATGCGGTCCATGGCTTCAAGGGCAAGGGATCCTCGCCGGTTACCACGGCCGGGGCAGTGA
- a CDS encoding methyl-accepting chemotaxis protein, protein MARAAEQGTQTSRSTWAAAAEGSRELERVEEGMRVIEGRIAELSTNSERIVQIVELIRDIPEQTQLLALNAAIEATRAGEYSRGFAMVPKEVRRLAETRPAPPCK, encoded by the coding sequence GTGGCCCGGGCCGCCGAACAGGGCACGCAAACGTCGAGGAGTACCTGGGCGGCGGCAGCGGAGGGCAGCCGGGAGTTGGAACGGGTTGAGGAAGGGATGCGGGTCATCGAGGGGCGCATAGCCGAGCTTTCGACCAACTCGGAGCGCATCGTGCAGATCGTGGAGCTGATCCGGGACATCCCCGAGCAGACCCAGCTCCTGGCCCTGAACGCGGCTATCGAGGCGACCCGAGCCGGCGAGTACAGCCGGGGCTTTGCCATGGTGCCCAAGGAGGTGCGCCGCCTGGCCGAAACTCGGCCCGCCCCTCCGTGTAAATAA